TGTTTATTTATCTGTGCCCATTTGGTTTGCACCATTGTCTGTCCCTCTTTGATGATGTCTTTTAGCTTGTCGCATAGCTTGTGATGAACTATGACTTTTTGGCTTGTTAGCACGCCCATTATGGAGTCGCCGTATTTTGGACGACAGCAGTAGTCAAATCCCACGCCATTTATAGTGTGGTTGCTACAAAAGATGAAGTTATCTAGCTCAATGTGCTTTGGCTTTAGCATATTAAAGCGGATTTTGACAAATGGATTTGAGCCGATAGCAAAGCTACTTTTGATTTTCTCACACATTTTTAGCAGGTATGCTTCATCATTCACACACCGCACCAAATCCCTATCAAGCCCCCTTATGCTAAGGTATCGTCCAAATATCGTAGGGTCTTTGCTAAAAATGGTGGCTAAAATATTTATCGCAGCTTTTTTTTCGACTTCTTTTATGCGATTTTGGGCTTGGATTTTGAGCTGATTTTTGGCGCGAGAGGTTTTGACAGCATCTATCCAAGTGCATTTTGGATTTTCTTGTGGGTCGCTTAGGATACGCACTATGTCGCCACTTTTTAGCCTCTGCAAAAGAGAGGATTCTTGGTTGTTTATGTAGGCAGTTTTTGCGTGGTCGCCTAGCTTTGTGTGGATAAGGTAGGCATAATCTAGTGCCACTGCACCTAAAGGCAAGCTAAATGTATCGCCATCGGGTGAAAATACGACAATATCCTCTCTATACAAGTCATTTTTTGCTAGTTCATAAAACTCCTCAATATCGTTGTTTTGGTATTGGAGATTTTGTAGCCACTCTAGGCTTGGCGAGATAGAGCCATCGCTTTTGTATTTCCAATGAGCCGCTACGCCAAACTCGGCATTTTTGTGCATATCAAAGGTGCGGATTTGCACTTCAAACACTCGTGATTTGTCAAAGACGGTGGTGTGAATGGTTTGGTAAGCGTTTTCTTTTGGCAAGGCTATGTAGTCTTTGAAGCGTGAGATTATGGGCTTAAACTCGCTGTGGACAATCCCTAGCACCTTGTAGCAATCAAGCACATTTCCTACAAGCACGCGCATAGCTAGCAAGTCCAAAATCTCATCAATCCCTATGCCCTTTCGCTGCATTTTTAGATACATTGAGTATGGACGCTTTATGCGGTATTCTAGCTTGAAGCTAGATTCTGTGAAGCCGTTTTGCAAAAGCAGGGCTTGGATAGTTTGTGAGAAGTCATTTAGCTGCAAAGTAAGGGGTTGGTTATTGTCTTTTAGGAAATCTTGGATTTTGGCGTATTCTTGGGGGAAAATGTAAAAAAAGCTTTTATCTTCTAGTTCATTTTTTATGCTTGAGATTCCAAGCCTATGTGCGATTGGCGCGTATACGACAAGCGTTTCTTTTGCGATTCGCAAGCGTTTTTCCTCGCTTAGACTATCCAAAGTCAGCATATTGTGAAGTCTATCGCTGATTTTTATCACAAGCACGCGTGGGTCATTTACCGCAGCGATTAGCATTTTGCGAAAGGTTAGCGCACTTATGGCAAGTCTTTGATTTGCACTTTTTGCCCCTAGCTCTTCTTCGCGGATTTCATCGATTTTGGTAAGCCCATCGACAAGCAGTGCCACAGCTTCGCCAAAGTCTTTTTTTACATTGTCCAAATTTATCTCTGTGTCTTCTACTACATCGTGAAGCAGTGCAGCGCAAACCATTGCTTCATCGCCACCATAAAACGCCGTCAAGCACGCCACACAAAGCGGATGCACGATGTAGGGCTCGCCACTTTTGCGAAACTGCCCCTCGTGATTTTCTTGTGCGCATACTATGGCACGCGAAATATTTGGGGTAATCTCACAAAGGCTAGATAAAAACGCCTTTGCATCTGCAAAGGTTCTTAGTTGTTGGACTTGGGTAAAGATTTCCAAAATGGATTCCTTCAAAGAAAAACTACTACAAAAGGCGGTATTCAAGGCTTATAAAATCTAGGCAAAGAATTTTAGAATCTACACTTCTTGGGGATTTTATTTCAAAATCTCTGCAAGGCTTCTTGCGTAGATTTTGCTTTGTGAATGCTTTTTAGGCTTAGTGAATTTTAGTGTGGATTTTGGCTAGCTTGGCACAAGTGCAAAAATCACAAAAGCCACTACCAAAACCTAAAAACCTCTTAAAATAGATTTTCGCTTGGGTTGTCTATGCGCTCTAGTGATAGCTTGCCCTCTGCGATTTCGCGCAGGGCAATGTCGGTTAGTTTTTCGATTCTAGGGTTTGCTTCTACTAGGATTTCAGCACCATTATTTAGCTGCTTTACGCGCTTAAAAATCATATTGGATAGAATGTAGCGGTCGTTATTTACGCGCTCTAGTGCGGCTGCTGTGATTTCCTCGCTTCTTTTGGCATTGTGTCTCATTTGTGTCCTTTGATAGAGTAGATTTTGTAGCGTTGTTAGCTTGCTTTTAAAACCGCTTATTATACAATAGTTTCTTTATAGTTTCCTTGATAATTTGATAATTCCTTAAAGAGAATCGCTTTATAATTGCAAAATTTGTTTGGTTTAGTCTGCAATGTAGATTTTATCTTTAAGGATTTTGGAAGTGGAGCAAATAGCTAGCAAATATATCAGTAGCGAGATTTTAGCTGTGCTAGAGAAGCTAGAATCAAATGGCTTTAGTGCGTTTATCGTGGGAGGGTGCGTGCGTGATATGCTACTAGGAATCCCACCAAAAGATTTTGACATAGCCACAGATGCTTTGCCTAGCGAGGTGGTGGATATATTTGATAAAGCTGGGCATAAATGCCTAGAAATAGGCAAAAAATACGGCACAATCTCTGTGTCAAAAACTCCCATAAAAACCAATGATAGCGCGAAAAATGACAGCCCAAAAACCCAAAAAAGCCCAAAAAATATGCAAAGCATAGAAAAATCTCAAAAAAGAAGCGAAGCCATAAAAGCCACAAACGATGAAGCTATGAGTGATTTTGTAGAGATTACGACATTTCGCAAAGACAGCGCATACATAGATGGGCGACACCCTCAACGCGTGGAGTTTGGCAAGAGCATTTGTGAGGATTTATCACGCAGGGATTTTACTATCAATGCCCTTGCATTAGCACCGCACAAACCACAAAAGATAAGTGATAAGAGTGGCGATAAGGGGGGGCAAAATAGCGGACAAATCATTGATATTTATGGAGGGGTAGAGGATTTGAAGCGTAAGCGCGTAGCTTGTGTGGGAAATCCAAGTGAGCGTTTTAGCGAGGATTATTTGCGGATTTTGCGAGCTTTGCGCTTTAGCTCTGTGCTTGGATTTGCCATAGAGCCTAAGACAAAAAGAGCGATAAAGAAGCAAATCCAAAAGCTAGATTATCTGCCAAAAGAGCGGATAAATGCAGAATTTAGCAAGCTACTTTTGGGGGACTTTGCTTGCGAGGTGCTAAGTGAGTATAGCGAGGTGCTAGGCGTGATATTTGGGGAATCTACTATGAGGAGTTGTAGGGAATCTTTGGGGTTTAGCTTGGATTTTGACTTGGAGGGGCTTGCGACACTTGGCACACTTCCACCACAATTACCCCTGCTAGCCCCACTAAAAAACGCGCCAAAAGATTTGGTTACGCGCTTAAGCGTGCTGTGCTATGGGCTTTTTGCAAAGGATTTTGGCAAAGATTTTGCCACAAAATCTAGCGAGACAAACTCCACCCTAAAAAACGCGCTAAAAAATCTACGATATAGCAATGAAATCACTAGCCAAGTGTGCTTTTTGGTGAGCTTTGCAAATGTGGCACTAGCCAAAATCTATGAGGCAGGGCAATGCCAAAAGTCGCTAAAAATCGCGCTAAAACTCCTAGCCAAAGAGTGCGCTCCAAACGCACTCATCGCAGAGCAAAAAATGCTAGCGTTATTTGAGTTTTTAGACATCATTTGTGATTCTAAGCCCAAAATCGCGCAAGCAAAATCTAGCTTTTGCCAAGTGCTTTACCACAAAGAATGCTTTTGTCTTTCTCATCTCGCCATAAAGGGCGATGAGGTAAAATCCATACTCCAAAAAATCAAGCAAAAACATAGCCTAGATAGTCTATCAAGCAAGCGTGTCGGCGAGGTTTTGGACTTTTTGCTACGCGCTGTGATAGAGGAGCAAATCCCAAATACCAAATCTGCACTAAAATCTGCTAGCGAAAAATATCTGCACGACTTGGCACAATCTGTAAGTAAAACTTGCAAGGAGGAGAAATGCTAATATGTGGAATCGATGAAGCGGGTAGGGGGTGCTTGGCAGGCTCGCTATTTGTCGCGGGCGTGGTGTGCGATGAAGAAGTGCTAAGCCAAAATCTATCTAAAGACTTACAAAAAATGGGCATAAAAGATAGCAAAAAGCTAAGCAAACACAAGCGATACGAGCTAAAATCTAGGCTAGATGAGATTTTGCATTTATCCCACTTCGTAGTAGAAAAAACCGCA
This genomic stretch from Helicobacter macacae MIT 99-5501 harbors:
- a CDS encoding RelA/SpoT family protein, yielding MEIFTQVQQLRTFADAKAFLSSLCEITPNISRAIVCAQENHEGQFRKSGEPYIVHPLCVACLTAFYGGDEAMVCAALLHDVVEDTEINLDNVKKDFGEAVALLVDGLTKIDEIREEELGAKSANQRLAISALTFRKMLIAAVNDPRVLVIKISDRLHNMLTLDSLSEEKRLRIAKETLVVYAPIAHRLGISSIKNELEDKSFFYIFPQEYAKIQDFLKDNNQPLTLQLNDFSQTIQALLLQNGFTESSFKLEYRIKRPYSMYLKMQRKGIGIDEILDLLAMRVLVGNVLDCYKVLGIVHSEFKPIISRFKDYIALPKENAYQTIHTTVFDKSRVFEVQIRTFDMHKNAEFGVAAHWKYKSDGSISPSLEWLQNLQYQNNDIEEFYELAKNDLYREDIVVFSPDGDTFSLPLGAVALDYAYLIHTKLGDHAKTAYINNQESSLLQRLKSGDIVRILSDPQENPKCTWIDAVKTSRAKNQLKIQAQNRIKEVEKKAAINILATIFSKDPTIFGRYLSIRGLDRDLVRCVNDEAYLLKMCEKIKSSFAIGSNPFVKIRFNMLKPKHIELDNFIFCSNHTINGVGFDYCCRPKYGDSIMGVLTSQKVIVHHKLCDKLKDIIKEGQTMVQTKWAQINKHAYKVIVSLEDKQGMLSTFINTLAKQGCNVLSINYSGYNSQTASYCEVIFDTEDKNYKKIKDILSTKFSIIEFSNFKDAYKS
- a CDS encoding DNA-directed RNA polymerase subunit omega; amino-acid sequence: MRHNAKRSEEITAAALERVNNDRYILSNMIFKRVKQLNNGAEILVEANPRIEKLTDIALREIAEGKLSLERIDNPSENLF
- a CDS encoding CCA tRNA nucleotidyltransferase, encoding MEQIASKYISSEILAVLEKLESNGFSAFIVGGCVRDMLLGIPPKDFDIATDALPSEVVDIFDKAGHKCLEIGKKYGTISVSKTPIKTNDSAKNDSPKTQKSPKNMQSIEKSQKRSEAIKATNDEAMSDFVEITTFRKDSAYIDGRHPQRVEFGKSICEDLSRRDFTINALALAPHKPQKISDKSGDKGGQNSGQIIDIYGGVEDLKRKRVACVGNPSERFSEDYLRILRALRFSSVLGFAIEPKTKRAIKKQIQKLDYLPKERINAEFSKLLLGDFACEVLSEYSEVLGVIFGESTMRSCRESLGFSLDFDLEGLATLGTLPPQLPLLAPLKNAPKDLVTRLSVLCYGLFAKDFGKDFATKSSETNSTLKNALKNLRYSNEITSQVCFLVSFANVALAKIYEAGQCQKSLKIALKLLAKECAPNALIAEQKMLALFEFLDIICDSKPKIAQAKSSFCQVLYHKECFCLSHLAIKGDEVKSILQKIKQKHSLDSLSSKRVGEVLDFLLRAVIEEQIPNTKSALKSASEKYLHDLAQSVSKTCKEEKC